One Burkholderia vietnamiensis LMG 10929 genomic window, GAGCCGAACGGCCCGATCGTGTCGGGCCTGATCGAGGAGCAGACGCTGTGGTCGTGCACGACCTGCCGTGCATGCGTGCAGGAGTGCCCGATGCTGATCGAGCACGTCGACGCGATCGTCGACCTGCGCCGCAACCGCACGCTGGTGCACGGCACGGTGCCGGGCAAGGGCCAGGAGGTGCTCGCGAACCTGCGCGAGACGGGCACGATGGGCGGCTACGACACGGCCGCGCGCTACGACTGGTCGGTCGACCTGAACGCGCCGATCGCGCAAGCGGGCAAGCCGGTCGACGTGCTGATCGTCGCGGGCGAAGGCGCGTTCGACATGCGCTACCAGCGCACGCTGCGTGCGTTCATCAAGGTGCTGAACAAGGCGGGCGTCGACTACGCGGTGCTCGGCGGCGCCGAGACCGACACGGGCGACGTGGCGCGCCGCCTCGGCGACGAAGCGACGTTCCAGCAGATGGCGAAGCGTCTGATCGGCACGCTCGACGCGCTGTCGTACCAGCAGATCGTCACGGCCGATCCGCACGTGATGCACAGCCTGCGCAACGAGTATCGCGCGCTCGGGCTGCGCGTGACGGTCAAGCATCACACGACCTACCTCGCGGAGCTGGCCGACAGCGGCAAGATCGCGCCGAAGGCCGTCGATGCGCTGCGCGAGAAGCGCACCACGTACCACGATCCGTGCTATCTCGGCCGCTACAACGGCGAGACGGAGTCGCCGCGCAAGTTGCTGAAGACGATCGGCATCCAGGTCGTCGAGATGGAGCGCAACGGCATGCGCGGGCGCTGCTGCGGCGGTGGCGGCGGTGCGCCGCTGACCGACATCCCGGGCAAGCAGCGCATTCCCGACATCCGCATCGCCGACGCGCGCGCGATCGGTGCGGACGTGGTCGCGGTCGGCTGCCCGAACTGCACGGCGATGCTCGAAGGCGTCGTGGGCCCGCGCCCCGATGTGCTCGACGTAGCCGAACTCGTTGCCGCCTCGCTGGAGTGAATCGATGAACCCGATCAAACGAATCGATCCGCGCCGGCCGTTCATCATCACGGCTGCCGGCCTGAAGCGCATCACGCTCGGCGAGGAAGGCAGCGCCGACGCGAGCGCCGCGCAGTGGTCCGCGCACGGTCATGGCGGCGCGGCCGCGAAGCCGCGCCGCGCGGTGCAGGACCCGAAGCACGTGATGCTGGTGGTCGCGCACACCGAGCGCGGCGCGCTCGACGACCACGCGCGGCAGGCGATCGCCGCCGCCGCGGTGCTCGCCGACGCGCAGACGGAAGTCGCGCTGCTGGCGTTCGGCGAACTGAAAGACGACGCGGCCGCGCTCGGCGTCGACAAGCTGGTCGAGCTGACCGGCTTCGACCGTCGCGCGTTCGCGCCCGAAAGCGAATTGCAGGCGTTGCAGGCCTGTGCGGCCGCGCTCGCGCCGAAGCACGTGCTGATGCCCGACAACGCGACGGGCGACGGCGATCTCGGCCGGCGCTACGCGGCGGCGGCCGGCGCGAGCGTCGCGACCCATGTGGTCGAGATCGACGCGAAGCACGTCGGCGCGTATGCGCACGCGGGCCGCGCGTTCGCCACCCGTGACCTGCCCGACGTGATCCTGCTCGCGCCGAACGCGGTGGAGCCGAAGCTGCCGTTCGTCGGCGCCGGCGAGCGCCTGGCTGCGGACTTCATTCATCCGACCGGCGACGCGGCCGGCGCGGCCGGTGCGGCCGACGCCTATCGCGACCTCGGCCTCGACGAAATCGACGCGGCGCAAGTCGCGCTGGAGGAAGCCGACTTCATCGTGTCGGCCGGCAACGGCGTGTCCGACATCGCTGCGTTCGAGCGGCTCGCCGGCGTGTTCGGCGCGGCGATCGGCGCGAGCCGCGTCGCGGTCGACAACGGCCATTTCACGCGCGACAAGCAGGTGGGCGCGACCGGCAAGACGGTCGAGGCGAGCGTGTACATCGCGTTCGGCATCTCCGGCGCGGTGCAGCATCTGCAGGGGATCAAGGACTGCCGCCATGTGATCGCGGTCAACCTCGACGGCAGCGCGCCGATCGCGAAGCGCGCGAACCTGACGGTCGTGGGCGACGCGCAGGCGACGATCTCGGCGCTGATCGAACAGGTGCAGGCCGCGCGCGCGGCGCGCGGACAATCGCCGGCCGCGGTCGGCGCCCGTGAAACGGAAGGAGTCGCAGCATGAACGCCCCCCGCCAGTTGCAACGCATCGCGGTGCTCGTGTCCGTGGGCCGGCATCCGGTCAGCGGCACCGCACGATACAGCCGCAACGACGCGGCCGCGCTCGAGCTTGGCCGCCAGCTCGCCGAGCGGCACCGCGCGCAGCTCGACGTCGTCCATGCGGGCGACCCCGCCAATCAGGCGCTCGCCGAATACCTCGCGCTCGGCGCGCGCGAGGTCGAGGTGCTCGCGTGCCGCGACGGCGACGACGCCGCGCACGCGCTCGCGGCCCGCGTCGAAGGCTACGACCTCGTGCTGACCGGCACCCGCGCGGAAGGCGCGTACGACACCGGCATGCTGCCGTACCGCGTCGCCGCGACGCTCGGCTACCCGCTGGTCGGTGCGGCCGTCGACGTGACGGTGGACGCCGGCCGCGCGGCGGTCCGGCAATTCTTGCCGAAGGGGCTGCGGCGCCGGGTCGACACGGCGCTGCCGGCGGTCGTCGCGGTGCATCCGCTCGCGAACGCGCAGCCGCGCTACGCGTATGCGCGGCTGCGGGCCGGCGCGATCCGGCCGGCGCTCGCGTCGAGCGGCGCGGATGCCGAGGCGGCCGCGTGGAAGGTCGGTCCGATCGAGCGTAAACCCGTAAAACTGGTCGCCGCCGAGAAGCGCTCCGGGCACGCGCGGATGCTGTCCGCGACGACGACCGAAAGCCGCGGCGGGAACG contains:
- a CDS encoding (Fe-S)-binding protein; the protein is MNPAFLITALLWLSVAGLAFAVAKRSSYWRLGRGTAPGSFGVANLFAIPKRYFVDLHHVVARDPYIAKTHVATAGGAIAALALVFVNYGLAIYSPWLDRLIFVAALAMLVGAVFVWRRRAAKNVPARLSRGPWNTLPWMLGSFALGLVLFMVVPTGAMSGAFAVLCALLIAAGAFTMTVGAAKGGPMKHAIAGLLHLAFHPRQERFAATRESFTGNGTATPPTALKLPDIEHDEYGVAKPVEFRWNQLLSFDACVQCGKCEAACPAFASGQPLNPKKLIQDLVVGMAGGTDAAYAGSPYPGIPVGQHRGEPNGPIVSGLIEEQTLWSCTTCRACVQECPMLIEHVDAIVDLRRNRTLVHGTVPGKGQEVLANLRETGTMGGYDTAARYDWSVDLNAPIAQAGKPVDVLIVAGEGAFDMRYQRTLRAFIKVLNKAGVDYAVLGGAETDTGDVARRLGDEATFQQMAKRLIGTLDALSYQQIVTADPHVMHSLRNEYRALGLRVTVKHHTTYLAELADSGKIAPKAVDALREKRTTYHDPCYLGRYNGETESPRKLLKTIGIQVVEMERNGMRGRCCGGGGGAPLTDIPGKQRIPDIRIADARAIGADVVAVGCPNCTAMLEGVVGPRPDVLDVAELVAASLE
- a CDS encoding electron transfer flavoprotein subunit alpha/FixB family protein, yielding MNPIKRIDPRRPFIITAAGLKRITLGEEGSADASAAQWSAHGHGGAAAKPRRAVQDPKHVMLVVAHTERGALDDHARQAIAAAAVLADAQTEVALLAFGELKDDAAALGVDKLVELTGFDRRAFAPESELQALQACAAALAPKHVLMPDNATGDGDLGRRYAAAAGASVATHVVEIDAKHVGAYAHAGRAFATRDLPDVILLAPNAVEPKLPFVGAGERLAADFIHPTGDAAGAAGAADAYRDLGLDEIDAAQVALEEADFIVSAGNGVSDIAAFERLAGVFGAAIGASRVAVDNGHFTRDKQVGATGKTVEASVYIAFGISGAVQHLQGIKDCRHVIAVNLDGSAPIAKRANLTVVGDAQATISALIEQVQAARAARGQSPAAVGARETEGVAA
- a CDS encoding electron transfer flavoprotein subunit beta/FixA family protein, whose translation is MNAPRQLQRIAVLVSVGRHPVSGTARYSRNDAAALELGRQLAERHRAQLDVVHAGDPANQALAEYLALGAREVEVLACRDGDDAAHALAARVEGYDLVLTGTRAEGAYDTGMLPYRVAATLGYPLVGAAVDVTVDAGRAAVRQFLPKGLRRRVDTALPAVVAVHPLANAQPRYAYARLRAGAIRPALASSGADAEAAAWKVGPIERKPVKLVAAEKRSGHARMLSATTTESRGGNVVNEGSSVEKAQVILAYLREHQLIDY